Proteins from one Staphylococcus saprophyticus subsp. saprophyticus ATCC 15305 = NCTC 7292 genomic window:
- a CDS encoding GAF domain-containing protein: MTEVKETNYNLLEKQVSSLIEDESNLIAILSNVSALLNDSIDQINWVGFYLIENEALILGPFQGHPACVHIAIGKGVCGTAVSEEQTQLVDDVNAFPGHIACDANSKSEIVVPLRKNNQIIGVLDIDAPITSRFTDVDKNGLEQIVARIEKQIS; this comes from the coding sequence ATGACGGAAGTTAAAGAAACAAACTATAATTTATTGGAAAAACAAGTGAGTAGTTTAATAGAAGATGAGTCGAATTTAATTGCTATACTGAGTAATGTATCCGCGCTACTAAATGATTCGATTGATCAAATTAACTGGGTTGGATTTTATCTTATTGAAAACGAAGCATTAATTTTAGGACCATTCCAAGGTCATCCTGCATGTGTTCATATCGCAATCGGTAAAGGTGTATGCGGTACTGCTGTTTCTGAAGAACAAACACAACTTGTAGATGATGTGAATGCATTTCCAGGTCACATTGCTTGTGATGCGAATAGCAAATCTGAAATTGTTGTTCCACTTCGTAAAAATAACCAAATTATTGGTGTATTAGATATCGATGCGCCTATTACAAGTAGATTTACTGATGTAGACAAAAATGGCCTAGAACAAATTGTTGCTCGTATTGAAAAGCAAATATCATAA
- the ezrA gene encoding septation ring formation regulator EzrA → MVLYIVLAIIFIILIIVGVLFYMRSNKSQMIEKAEERKHKVEQLPYDESLSQLTEFNLTGETKSTYDRLKQSSLDSKNQYLLPVEEKIHDAEGLLDKFKFSQAQTEVDEAHEMMDQYEANYNELTTQVEEIIGLHKQSDHLYNECKTDYREMKRDVLANRHQFGEAASPLEQEIESFVPEMETYETLKSEGNFNQAHDHIKTLNDDMNYLKTDMDEIPDLIKEAQKELPGQFQDIKYGCRDLKVEGYDLDHVKIDSTLQTLKTELSFVEPMISRLELDEANEKLNSINDRLDEMYELIELEVKAKNDVEETKEVITDNLFRAKEMNYTLQTEIEYVRENYYINESDVQNVRQFENEIQNMISVYDEILREMAKSAVRYSEVQDNLKYIEEHVAVINEKQEKLQNHLIQLREDEAEAEENILRVQSKKEEVYRKLLASNLPSVPERFIIMKNEIDYEVREVNKKFSVRPIHVKQLKDKVSKVVLQMNKFDDEATDVLVNAVYAEKLIEYGNRYRKDSSNIDKSLNEAERLFKNNRYKRSIEISEQALERVEPGITKQIESKVIG, encoded by the coding sequence ATGGTGTTGTATATCGTTTTAGCAATTATATTCATTATACTCATTATTGTTGGTGTATTGTTCTATATGCGTTCAAATAAAAGCCAAATGATAGAAAAGGCTGAAGAACGAAAGCATAAAGTTGAACAATTACCATACGATGAAAGTTTATCTCAATTAACAGAATTTAACTTAACAGGTGAGACAAAATCAACGTATGATAGATTGAAACAATCATCGTTAGATAGTAAAAATCAGTATTTATTACCGGTAGAAGAAAAGATTCATGATGCAGAGGGCTTGCTTGATAAATTTAAGTTTTCACAAGCTCAAACTGAAGTGGATGAAGCGCATGAAATGATGGATCAATATGAAGCGAACTATAATGAGCTCACTACACAAGTAGAAGAGATTATAGGACTACATAAACAAAGTGACCATTTATATAATGAATGTAAAACGGATTACCGCGAAATGAAGCGTGATGTGTTAGCAAACAGACATCAATTCGGCGAAGCAGCTTCACCGCTTGAACAAGAAATCGAATCTTTTGTTCCAGAAATGGAAACTTATGAAACGCTTAAATCAGAAGGTAATTTCAATCAAGCACATGACCATATCAAAACTTTAAATGATGACATGAATTATTTAAAAACAGATATGGATGAAATTCCAGATTTAATAAAAGAAGCACAAAAAGAATTGCCCGGCCAATTCCAAGACATTAAATATGGTTGTAGAGACTTGAAAGTAGAAGGCTACGACTTGGATCATGTCAAAATTGATAGCACGCTTCAAACATTAAAAACGGAGTTAAGCTTTGTAGAGCCAATGATAAGCAGATTAGAACTTGATGAAGCAAATGAAAAATTAAACAGCATTAATGACCGATTAGATGAAATGTACGAACTAATCGAGCTTGAAGTTAAAGCTAAAAATGATGTTGAAGAAACAAAAGAAGTTATTACAGATAATTTATTTAGAGCAAAAGAAATGAACTATACATTACAAACTGAAATTGAATATGTGCGCGAAAATTATTATATAAATGAAAGTGACGTACAAAATGTAAGACAGTTTGAAAATGAAATTCAAAATATGATTTCAGTATATGATGAAATTTTACGTGAAATGGCGAAATCTGCAGTGCGTTATAGTGAAGTGCAAGACAACTTGAAATATATCGAAGAACATGTAGCTGTTATTAATGAAAAACAAGAAAAATTACAAAATCATTTAATTCAATTGCGTGAAGATGAGGCAGAAGCTGAAGAAAATATTTTACGAGTACAAAGTAAAAAAGAAGAAGTATATAGAAAATTACTTGCTTCTAATTTACCAAGTGTACCGGAACGTTTTATCATTATGAAAAATGAAATTGATTATGAAGTAAGAGAAGTTAACAAGAAATTTAGTGTACGTCCAATTCATGTCAAACAGTTAAAAGATAAAGTATCTAAAGTCGTCCTACAAATGAATAAATTTGATGATGAAGCTACAGATGTACTTGTTAATGCAGTTTATGCAGAAAAACTAATTGAATATGGCAATCGTTATCGTAAAGATAGTTCAAATATTGATAAAAGTCTTAATGAAGCAGAACGCTTATTTAAGAATAATAGGTATAAACGTTCAATTGAAATTTCTGAACAAGCATTGGAACGCGTTGAGCCTGGTATTACAAAACAAATAGAATCAAAAGTTATTGGTTAA
- a CDS encoding cysteine desulfurase family protein codes for MIYLDNAATTKPKQDVLDTFIKVNQSLYFNPNSPHQAGLQAEQLLQQSKRQIKDLFNLDNTFDIIYTSGATESNNIALKGIAYKKKNFANEIITSLLEHPSVLEVVRSLEDEGFIVKYVDVTDEGRIDLNHLQTLMSDNVGLVTCMHVNNIMGQIQPIADIAEIVHQYPKAHLHVDAVQAIGKTPLIFEGVDTLSLSGHKFNGLKGQGILFVRNIHQLEPIVHGGGQEFGVRSGTVNLPMDIAIVKAMKSAVNHTQDLNSRLSEFNNELRQYLVAFRGVEVNSPKGAAAHILNVGLAGVKGEVLVNAFSKNDIMLSTTSACSSKKASLNEVLLAMGIPTKQIEGSIRISMDSYTTEADIETFKEKFKLVYEEVKELLV; via the coding sequence TTGATATACCTTGATAACGCTGCAACAACGAAGCCTAAGCAAGATGTGTTAGATACTTTTATTAAAGTGAATCAATCACTATATTTTAATCCTAATAGTCCACATCAAGCAGGTTTACAAGCAGAACAATTATTACAACAATCAAAACGACAAATTAAAGACTTATTTAATTTAGATAATACATTTGATATTATTTATACAAGTGGTGCTACTGAATCAAATAATATAGCACTTAAAGGTATTGCTTATAAGAAAAAGAATTTCGCCAATGAAATTATCACTTCATTATTAGAACATCCCTCCGTTTTAGAAGTGGTTCGTTCACTAGAGGACGAAGGATTTATTGTGAAGTATGTCGATGTAACAGATGAAGGTCGAATAGATTTGAATCACCTTCAAACATTAATGTCAGATAATGTAGGACTTGTTACATGTATGCATGTCAACAATATAATGGGTCAAATACAACCGATTGCCGATATAGCAGAGATTGTTCATCAATATCCTAAAGCACATTTACATGTTGATGCAGTACAAGCTATTGGGAAAACACCACTCATATTTGAAGGTGTAGATACACTTAGTCTAAGCGGACATAAATTTAATGGTTTGAAAGGCCAAGGCATTTTATTTGTTCGAAATATACATCAGTTAGAACCAATTGTTCATGGTGGTGGACAAGAATTTGGTGTGAGAAGTGGGACGGTTAACTTACCGATGGATATTGCTATCGTTAAAGCGATGAAATCAGCAGTTAATCATACACAGGATTTAAATAGTCGGTTAAGCGAATTTAATAATGAATTACGCCAATATTTGGTTGCATTTCGTGGTGTTGAGGTTAATTCACCTAAGGGTGCTGCTGCTCATATTTTAAATGTTGGGTTGGCAGGTGTTAAAGGTGAAGTATTGGTGAATGCATTCTCTAAAAATGACATCATGTTATCAACGACGAGTGCTTGTTCTTCGAAAAAAGCAAGTCTTAATGAAGTTTTGTTAGCAATGGGTATTCCAACGAAGCAAATTGAAGGTAGTATCCGTATTTCTATGGATAGCTATACTACTGAAGCAGATATTGAAACATTCAAGGAAAAATTCAAATTAGTATATGAAGAAGTGAAGGAGTTGTTAGTATGA
- the thiI gene encoding tRNA uracil 4-sulfurtransferase ThiI, translating into MIYDHILVRYGELTLKGANRKIFVNKLRSNVKLALMPLQGYTVKANRDRMYIELDEGADIEEMCNRLKKVFGIYSISPVLKIEKTVEAVNELAVRFAKEYADGDTFKIDVKRSDKNFPYDTYALQRTVGGAVLDATNHLSVDVHNPDHNIKVEVRLDAIYMYDQVIEGSGGLPVGTGGKTLLMLSGGIDSPVAGIEVMRRGVTVEAIHFHSPPFTSEKAKEKVIELTRILSGHVGPIKLHIVPFTDLQKQVNKVVHERYTMTSTRRMMMRVADKVVHDIDAHAIVNGENLGQVASQTLKSMYAINHVTSTPVLRPLLTLDKEDIVKKAKEIGTFDVSIQPYEDCCTIFTPKNPITEPDIEKVEKYEIGYDFEPLVQQAVDGIETLLITSDYQSEKDTATQALADDLF; encoded by the coding sequence ATGATTTATGATCACATATTAGTGAGGTACGGTGAGCTTACTTTAAAAGGCGCCAACCGTAAAATATTTGTGAACAAATTACGTTCTAATGTAAAGCTTGCATTAATGCCGTTACAAGGTTATACAGTAAAGGCAAATAGAGACAGAATGTATATTGAATTAGACGAAGGCGCAGATATTGAAGAAATGTGTAATCGACTAAAAAAAGTCTTCGGTATTTATTCTATCAGTCCCGTATTAAAAATTGAAAAGACAGTAGAAGCGGTTAATGAATTAGCGGTGCGCTTTGCTAAGGAATATGCAGATGGTGATACATTTAAAATTGATGTAAAACGTTCAGATAAAAACTTTCCATATGATACGTATGCATTGCAACGCACGGTCGGTGGCGCTGTTTTAGATGCTACGAACCATTTATCAGTCGATGTGCATAACCCAGATCACAACATTAAAGTTGAAGTACGTTTAGATGCAATCTATATGTACGATCAAGTGATTGAAGGTTCAGGTGGATTACCAGTAGGTACGGGTGGTAAGACATTGCTTATGCTATCCGGCGGTATTGATTCACCTGTTGCAGGTATAGAAGTTATGCGCAGAGGTGTTACAGTAGAAGCGATTCATTTTCATAGTCCGCCATTTACAAGTGAAAAAGCGAAAGAAAAGGTTATTGAATTAACACGCATTTTATCTGGACATGTAGGACCCATAAAATTGCATATTGTTCCTTTTACAGATTTACAAAAACAAGTTAATAAAGTTGTACATGAACGCTATACAATGACTTCAACAAGACGCATGATGATGCGCGTTGCGGATAAAGTTGTTCATGATATTGATGCCCATGCGATAGTAAATGGTGAAAATTTAGGTCAAGTGGCAAGTCAAACGCTAAAAAGTATGTATGCTATTAACCATGTCACTTCTACACCAGTACTTCGCCCGTTATTAACGTTAGATAAAGAAGATATTGTAAAAAAAGCGAAAGAAATTGGAACGTTTGATGTGTCTATTCAACCTTATGAAGATTGTTGCACAATCTTCACGCCAAAAAATCCTATAACTGAACCAGATATTGAAAAAGTAGAAAAATATGAAATTGGTTATGATTTTGAACCATTAGTACAACAAGCTGTAGATGGTATTGAAACATTGCTTATTACTAGTGATTACCAAAGTGAAAAAGATACAGCAACACAAGCACTAGCTGACGATTTATTTTAA
- a CDS encoding sulfite exporter TauE/SafE family protein: protein MLEWDVSIVIIIILLGFLAAFIDAVVGGGGLISIPALLAVGMPPSTALGTNKLASAFGSLTSAFRFLRSGNVDLKIVGKLFPFVFVFAIGGASIATFLPSELLKPVVIVILTIVMIYTIMKKDWGNVRTFTKLTFGKAILFALLMCLIGFYDGFLGGGTGSFMLFILLMFGFDFLGAAGNAKVLNFASNLGALLLFICLGQVDYFYGLIMAVSMICGSYVGAMFAIKKGVGYVKVLFIVVTAILILKNAYDYLIQII from the coding sequence ATGTTAGAGTGGGATGTTTCAATTGTAATCATCATTATTCTTCTTGGATTTTTGGCTGCATTTATTGATGCAGTTGTAGGCGGTGGTGGTTTAATATCAATACCTGCATTGCTTGCAGTTGGTATGCCACCATCCACAGCATTAGGAACAAATAAATTAGCAAGTGCATTCGGTTCTTTGACAAGTGCATTTCGCTTTTTGCGTTCTGGCAATGTGGATTTGAAAATTGTTGGTAAATTATTTCCATTTGTATTTGTATTCGCTATTGGTGGCGCCAGTATCGCCACATTCTTACCTTCAGAGCTCTTAAAACCAGTTGTTATTGTTATACTAACCATTGTGATGATTTACACGATTATGAAAAAAGATTGGGGTAACGTCCGTACCTTTACCAAATTAACTTTTGGGAAAGCAATACTATTTGCTTTACTCATGTGTTTAATAGGCTTTTATGATGGCTTTTTAGGTGGCGGAACGGGTTCTTTTATGCTCTTTATTTTACTAATGTTTGGTTTTGATTTTTTAGGCGCGGCAGGTAATGCGAAAGTGTTAAACTTTGCCTCCAATTTAGGTGCACTCCTCTTATTTATATGCTTAGGCCAAGTGGATTATTTTTATGGCTTGATTATGGCTGTAAGTATGATATGTGGTTCTTATGTAGGTGCTATGTTTGCTATAAAAAAAGGTGTGGGCTACGTCAAAGTATTATTTATAGTCGTGACTGCAATATTAATCTTGAAAAATGCTTATGATTATTTAATACAAATCATATAG
- the sppA gene encoding signal peptide peptidase SppA, translating into MSKKRIIALILAVVIVLGGIIMSSISAVVSSLFSESTTSDTNPFTEKVEKEGNSSKRIAHLTLNGEITEGTGGGLFGGEGYNHEAFLKQLDNVKKDDSIKGVLLTVNTPGGGTYPSDEIYEKIKEIKQKHKKIYVHMDSMAASGGYYISAPADKIYAGPQTMTGSIGVIMSSIDYSGLQKNLGIKQNVIKSGEHKDILSSSREMTSEERDILQSVLDDSFNRFVNIVKDGRDMPESKVRKLADGRIYSAQQAKSNGLIDEIGYEDQTVKALKKDINAKDAEVFEYSTDGGWFSSMYNVKSSISQFTNEIKDVKSIITNDTKTEPMYLYEG; encoded by the coding sequence ATGTCGAAAAAGCGTATTATCGCCTTAATACTTGCAGTTGTGATCGTTCTCGGTGGTATAATAATGAGTTCTATTTCAGCTGTTGTTTCATCTTTATTTAGTGAATCAACTACATCTGATACGAATCCTTTTACAGAGAAAGTAGAAAAAGAAGGTAATTCCAGCAAACGTATCGCTCATCTAACATTAAATGGTGAAATTACTGAAGGTACTGGTGGTGGCCTGTTCGGTGGTGAAGGATATAACCATGAAGCATTTTTAAAACAGTTGGATAATGTGAAAAAAGATGATTCTATAAAAGGTGTGCTGTTAACGGTCAATACACCCGGTGGCGGTACATATCCAAGTGATGAAATTTATGAAAAGATAAAAGAAATTAAACAAAAACATAAAAAGATTTATGTACATATGGATAGCATGGCTGCGTCAGGTGGATATTATATTTCAGCACCTGCAGATAAGATTTATGCAGGTCCACAAACAATGACTGGTTCAATCGGAGTGATTATGTCTAGTATCGATTACTCCGGATTACAAAAGAATTTAGGTATCAAACAAAACGTAATCAAATCAGGTGAACATAAAGATATTTTAAGCAGTTCAAGAGAAATGACAAGCGAAGAAAGAGATATCTTACAATCTGTTTTAGATGATAGCTTCAATAGATTTGTTAATATTGTAAAAGACGGTCGAGATATGCCAGAAAGTAAAGTTAGAAAGCTGGCAGATGGTCGAATTTATAGCGCGCAACAAGCGAAAAGTAATGGTCTGATTGACGAAATTGGTTACGAAGATCAAACTGTCAAAGCATTGAAAAAAGATATTAATGCTAAGGACGCAGAAGTGTTTGAATATAGCACAGACGGTGGTTGGTTCTCATCAATGTATAATGTGAAATCAAGCATTTCTCAGTTTACAAATGAAATCAAAGATGTGAAATCAATCATTACAAATGATACTAAAACTGAACCTATGTATCTTTACGAGGGTTAG
- a CDS encoding RDD family protein, translating to MENIQDSVSEYTKDSAQKIDTDALYHEQMLKALYAGFGIRFCAFIIDLLIIFGVHSLILKPIYHFTNLDSAKLWIDYFSVGHLLDALVFYLYFVLMTKYFKQTLGKMICNIRVERMDRQQLTWTDVLFREWIGRIISGVFANLPYLVTIFTKKHRGIHDYFADTVVIKNKFEKFFYLK from the coding sequence ATGGAAAACATACAAGACAGTGTTTCAGAATATACAAAAGATAGTGCACAAAAAATAGATACAGATGCACTGTATCATGAACAAATGTTAAAAGCTTTATATGCTGGTTTTGGTATTAGATTTTGTGCTTTCATAATAGATTTGTTAATCATTTTCGGAGTACATAGTTTGATCTTAAAACCGATTTATCATTTCACAAATTTAGATTCAGCAAAACTATGGATTGATTATTTTAGTGTGGGTCATCTGTTGGATGCATTAGTATTTTATTTGTATTTTGTATTAATGACAAAATATTTTAAACAAACACTTGGTAAAATGATTTGCAATATCAGAGTAGAGCGCATGGACAGACAACAGCTAACGTGGACAGATGTACTGTTTAGAGAATGGATTGGACGTATTATTAGCGGTGTATTTGCAAACTTGCCTTATTTAGTGACAATTTTTACTAAAAAGCATAGAGGTATACATGATTATTTCGCAGATACGGTGGTCATAAAAAATAAATTTGAAAAATTTTTTTATTTAAAGTAG
- the tpx gene encoding thiol peroxidase: protein MAQITFKQEPITLLGSQVKTGETAPEFTLLDNDLNEVNLSTYDGQKKLISVVPSIDTGVCDQQTRKFNEEASQEDGVVLTVSVDLPFAQKRWCASNGLDNVITLSDHKDLSFGKNYGVVMEELRLLARSVFVLDKNNKVVYSEIVSEGTDFPDFESALEAYRNI, encoded by the coding sequence ATGGCGCAAATTACATTCAAACAAGAACCAATTACTTTATTAGGTTCGCAAGTGAAAACAGGTGAAACAGCTCCAGAATTCACTTTGCTAGATAATGATTTAAATGAAGTAAACTTATCAACTTATGATGGTCAAAAGAAATTAATTAGTGTTGTACCATCTATAGATACAGGTGTTTGCGATCAACAAACGCGTAAATTTAACGAAGAAGCTTCACAAGAAGATGGCGTTGTATTAACTGTTTCAGTTGATTTACCATTCGCACAAAAAAGATGGTGTGCATCGAACGGATTAGATAACGTGATTACATTAAGTGACCATAAAGACTTATCTTTTGGTAAAAACTATGGTGTCGTAATGGAAGAATTACGTTTACTTGCACGTTCCGTTTTTGTATTAGATAAAAATAATAAAGTCGTATATTCAGAGATTGTTTCTGAAGGTACAGATTTCCCAGACTTTGAATCAGCATTAGAAGCATATCGCAATATTTAA
- a CDS encoding class I SAM-dependent methyltransferase, which yields MTQEETVMEQLFKTLDEKVKDLNDGNGQSFIENLGLAMEHIYTNKRELLEQATLQDRRKAFQFAYLSLMQKEDIQANHQITPDSIGLILGFLAERFLKNNESMHIADIASGAGHLSASVHEVLSDHTLMHHLVEVDPVLSRVSVHLANFLEIPFDVYPQDAIMPLPFEDADVVIGDLPIGYYPVDDRSKEMALGFDEGHSYSHFLLIEQAITAMKASGYAFLVVPSNIFEGENVKQLQNFIATETEMQAFLNLPSTLFKNEKARKSILVLQKKETNVTKPVEVLLANIPDFKSPQQFQAFLQDLNAWMQENHPEN from the coding sequence ATGACACAAGAAGAAACAGTAATGGAGCAGTTATTCAAAACATTAGATGAAAAAGTAAAGGATTTAAATGATGGAAACGGACAAAGTTTTATCGAAAATTTAGGTCTTGCTATGGAGCATATTTATACAAATAAGAGAGAGTTATTAGAACAAGCTACATTGCAAGATAGAAGGAAAGCATTCCAGTTTGCATATCTAAGTCTAATGCAAAAAGAAGATATACAAGCAAATCATCAAATTACACCAGATTCTATTGGCCTAATTTTAGGCTTTTTAGCTGAACGATTCTTAAAAAATAACGAGTCAATGCACATTGCAGATATTGCTAGTGGTGCTGGACATTTAAGTGCTTCGGTACACGAGGTGCTTTCAGATCACACTTTAATGCATCACTTAGTAGAAGTAGATCCAGTACTTTCTAGAGTAAGTGTCCATTTGGCTAACTTTTTAGAAATACCGTTTGATGTTTATCCTCAAGATGCAATTATGCCTTTACCTTTCGAAGACGCAGACGTTGTAATAGGGGATTTACCAATTGGATACTATCCTGTTGATGATAGAAGTAAAGAAATGGCACTTGGTTTCGATGAAGGGCACAGTTATTCTCATTTCTTATTGATAGAGCAAGCTATTACAGCTATGAAAGCATCTGGTTATGCATTTTTAGTTGTTCCAAGCAATATTTTTGAAGGTGAAAATGTGAAACAGTTGCAAAATTTCATTGCTACAGAGACAGAAATGCAAGCATTCTTAAATTTACCATCAACCTTATTTAAAAATGAAAAAGCACGTAAATCTATCCTTGTATTACAGAAAAAAGAAACGAATGTGACGAAACCAGTCGAAGTTTTATTAGCAAATATACCAGATTTCAAGAGCCCACAACAGTTCCAAGCATTTTTACAAGATTTAAATGCATGGATGCAAGAAAATCATCCTGAAAATTAA
- a CDS encoding acetate kinase: MSKLILAINAGSSSLKFQLIEMPEEKIVTKGLIERIGLKDSVFTIEVNGDKIKETNDIADHEEAVNIMLDSFKKHGVIDSIYDINGTGHRVVHGGELFPESVYITDEVEKQIESLSELAPLHNPANLMGIRAFRKLLPEIPHVAVFDTSFHQTMPEKSFLYSLPYQYYKDYGIRKYGFHGTSHKYVSQRAADILGKPIEELRLISCHIGNGASIAAIDGGESVDTSMGFTPLAGVTMGTRSGNIDPALIPFIMEKTGKNAEEVLNTLNKESGLLGISGTSSDLRDIQGEAEEGKDRAQLALDVFASRIHKYIGSYATRMHGVDVIVFTAGVGENSDVVRAKVLEGLEFMGVYWDAKKNESIHGEEAFINYPHSPVKVIVIPTNEEVMIARDVINFGDLK, from the coding sequence ATGTCAAAATTGATTTTGGCTATAAATGCTGGTAGTTCATCTTTGAAATTTCAACTTATTGAAATGCCGGAAGAAAAAATTGTAACTAAGGGACTTATTGAACGTATTGGATTAAAAGATTCAGTATTCACTATTGAAGTAAATGGGGATAAAATTAAAGAAACAAATGATATTGCTGATCACGAAGAAGCAGTTAATATCATGTTAGATAGTTTCAAAAAACATGGTGTCATTGATAGTATTTATGACATTAATGGTACTGGACACCGAGTTGTACATGGTGGCGAATTATTCCCAGAGTCAGTTTATATAACTGATGAAGTAGAAAAGCAAATTGAAAGTTTAAGTGAATTAGCACCTTTACACAACCCAGCTAACTTAATGGGTATCCGCGCTTTCCGTAAATTATTACCGGAAATTCCACATGTCGCAGTGTTTGATACATCATTCCATCAAACAATGCCTGAAAAATCGTTCTTGTATAGTTTACCTTATCAATATTATAAAGATTATGGTATTCGTAAATATGGTTTCCACGGTACGAGCCATAAATATGTCTCTCAACGTGCAGCAGATATTTTAGGTAAACCAATTGAAGAATTACGTCTTATTTCTTGTCATATTGGTAATGGTGCCTCTATAGCTGCTATCGATGGTGGAGAATCTGTAGATACATCCATGGGATTCACACCTTTAGCTGGTGTGACAATGGGAACACGTTCAGGTAACATTGACCCTGCATTAATTCCGTTTATCATGGAAAAAACAGGTAAGAATGCTGAAGAAGTCTTAAATACGTTGAATAAGGAATCAGGATTACTTGGTATCTCTGGTACATCTAGTGATTTAAGAGATATTCAAGGAGAAGCTGAAGAGGGCAAAGATAGAGCTCAATTAGCACTCGATGTCTTCGCTTCACGTATTCACAAATATATCGGTTCTTATGCGACACGTATGCATGGTGTAGATGTTATCGTATTTACAGCAGGCGTTGGTGAAAATTCTGATGTTGTAAGAGCTAAAGTGTTAGAAGGATTAGAATTTATGGGAGTATATTGGGATGCTAAGAAAAATGAAAGCATTCATGGTGAAGAAGCATTTATTAACTACCCACACTCACCAGTTAAAGTTATCGTTATTCCAACAAATGAAGAAGTTATGATTGCGCGTGACGTTATCAATTTTGGTGATCTTAAATAA
- a CDS encoding esterase-like activity of phytase family protein has translation MKMIYKSFAISLLALTTLSHTYNSQVSAKAKVSEHATQSVDDLRFIGSQTVPYNTQFDDTKVGAISGITYQPTTHRWLLISADRSEQNPSRFYEAKLNYNQNHFNKIKLQSMHFLKQPNGSNYTNKNHYKDNPQDIVADPESIRFDPLYKQIMYTSEGDRSLGLNPFIHLASLQGDFITEIPISHTQKMDQHAKHDFRNNLALEGSTFSADGHSIWTATEASLIQDGKSPTPTTEGLSRITQYDRQGRLLNEYAYRLDAIPKSPGKGKEAENGVSELLAINNHEFLTLERASVQSSDNSYHNYVRIYKINTDQATDIKNQESLKQTKIHPVKKELIADLNKEDIGHIDNIEGITFGKQLPNGHDSIVIVADNNFNKAQKQQFMAFEVIPK, from the coding sequence ATGAAAATGATTTATAAATCATTCGCAATAAGTTTATTAGCATTAACTACTTTGAGTCACACATATAATAGTCAAGTTAGTGCAAAGGCTAAAGTATCCGAACACGCAACACAATCCGTAGACGACCTTAGATTTATAGGTAGTCAAACTGTGCCATATAACACTCAATTCGATGATACAAAAGTTGGCGCTATTTCTGGAATTACCTATCAACCAACAACTCATCGTTGGTTATTAATAAGTGCTGATCGTTCAGAACAAAATCCTTCTAGATTCTACGAAGCAAAACTAAACTATAACCAAAATCATTTTAATAAAATTAAGCTACAATCTATGCACTTTCTAAAACAGCCGAATGGTTCAAACTATACTAACAAGAACCATTACAAAGACAATCCACAAGATATCGTTGCTGATCCAGAATCTATTCGCTTCGACCCTTTATACAAACAAATCATGTATACAAGTGAAGGTGATCGTAGTTTAGGCCTAAATCCTTTTATCCATTTAGCTTCGTTACAGGGCGACTTTATTACAGAAATACCTATAAGCCACACACAAAAAATGGATCAACATGCAAAACATGATTTCCGTAATAATCTCGCATTAGAAGGAAGTACATTTTCAGCAGATGGGCATTCTATTTGGACAGCAACAGAAGCGTCTTTAATACAAGATGGTAAATCCCCTACACCTACAACAGAGGGATTATCTCGCATCACACAATATGATAGACAAGGACGCTTATTAAACGAATATGCATATCGTTTAGATGCTATACCGAAATCACCTGGTAAGGGTAAGGAAGCTGAAAATGGCGTTTCTGAATTATTAGCAATTAACAATCATGAATTTTTAACTTTGGAACGCGCAAGTGTGCAATCTTCTGATAATTCATATCACAATTATGTACGCATTTATAAAATAAATACCGACCAAGCTACAGATATTAAAAATCAAGAGTCATTAAAGCAAACTAAGATTCACCCTGTAAAAAAAGAACTCATCGCTGATTTAAATAAAGAAGATATTGGTCACATAGATAATATCGAAGGTATTACATTTGGTAAACAATTACCAAATGGACACGACAGCATTGTTATAGTTGCTGATAATAATTTTAATAAGGCTCAAAAGCAACAATTTATGGCGTTTGAAGTTATTCCAAAATAA